A region of Chloracidobacterium sp. DNA encodes the following proteins:
- a CDS encoding amidinotransferase, which translates to MPLARNILLIRPQNFGYNPETAKSNEFQNKAEDLDENLIKQNALAAFDQFAEALYSKGINIRVFEDTEMPQKDDAIFPNNWVSFHADGTVILYPMCAVNRRSERRMDIIETLGREFHVEKIIDLSHFEKENRFLEGTGSIVFDHANKIAYACLSARTDAGLFNKVSEILGYAPVSFHAVDADGKAIYHTNVMMCIGVGFAVVCLESIENEIKKTAIINSLKNCGLEIIDISFDQMNNFAGNMLAVSGENGKVYLVQSQSAFDSLRNDQIAVLEKYCELLPIPIPTIETLGGGSARCMMAEIFLPELNT; encoded by the coding sequence ATGCCACTTGCCAGAAACATACTTCTCATTCGTCCGCAGAATTTTGGATACAACCCCGAAACTGCTAAATCCAACGAATTTCAAAACAAAGCGGAAGATCTAGATGAAAATCTAATCAAACAAAACGCCCTAGCGGCATTTGATCAATTTGCCGAAGCCCTGTATTCGAAAGGCATCAACATTCGTGTTTTTGAGGATACTGAAATGCCTCAGAAAGATGACGCGATTTTTCCGAACAATTGGGTTTCGTTTCATGCTGACGGGACGGTAATTCTCTATCCGATGTGTGCGGTTAACCGCCGCAGTGAGAGGCGGATGGATATTATTGAAACTCTCGGACGAGAATTTCACGTCGAAAAGATCATCGATCTCTCGCACTTTGAAAAAGAAAACCGCTTTCTCGAAGGGACTGGTAGCATAGTTTTTGACCACGCTAACAAAATTGCTTATGCATGTTTGTCAGCGCGGACAGATGCGGGGCTTTTCAACAAAGTTTCGGAAATCTTAGGCTACGCACCGGTGAGTTTCCACGCCGTAGACGCAGATGGCAAAGCGATCTATCATACAAACGTGATGATGTGCATCGGCGTTGGTTTTGCGGTAGTTTGTCTTGAAAGCATCGAAAACGAAATCAAAAAAACAGCTATTATCAACTCTTTGAAAAATTGCGGCCTCGAAATTATTGATATCAGTTTCGATCAGATGAACAACTTTGCCGGCAATATGTTGGCGGTTTCGGGCGAGAACGGAAAAGTATATTTAGTGCAATCTCAAAGTGCTTTTGATTCGTTAAGAAACGATCAAATAGCGGTTTTGGAAAAATATTGCGAGTTGCTTCCGATCCCGATCCCGACGATCGAGACCTTAGGCGGCGGAAGCGCAAGGTGTATGATGGCCGAAATATTTTTGCCGGAACTCAACACGTAA
- a CDS encoding fatty acid desaturase, producing the protein MQNVLEFEKPTLSVNWKNVVIVTSFHLMAIPVFFTFSWQNLAALLIGNWIVGSLGVGLGWHRLLTHRSFKAPKWLEYLLSIFATMSMQDPPDKWIATHRIHHAFVDTEKDPHSARSGFWWPQIGWVFWGKAQDHDEATLKRYVPDLLKDKGHVLISRFYYVPIIVSALVLFALGGWTMIVWGLFARVVFGWHTTWFVNSLAHIYGKRPHDTGDLSTNNWFVALLTFGEGWHNNHHMSPNSARHGLEWYQFDMNWIAIRIFEKFGWATNIRVFDAGKKPVELKQAA; encoded by the coding sequence ATGCAAAACGTCCTCGAATTCGAGAAGCCGACCCTCAGTGTCAACTGGAAAAATGTTGTGATCGTAACATCGTTTCATTTGATGGCAATTCCTGTGTTTTTTACATTTAGCTGGCAGAATCTGGCAGCTTTGCTGATCGGCAACTGGATCGTCGGCAGCCTCGGCGTAGGTTTGGGATGGCATCGTTTACTGACGCATCGTAGCTTTAAGGCACCAAAATGGCTCGAATATTTGTTGTCTATTTTTGCGACGATGTCTATGCAGGATCCGCCGGATAAATGGATCGCGACGCATCGTATTCATCATGCATTTGTTGATACGGAAAAAGATCCGCATTCCGCTCGCTCCGGCTTTTGGTGGCCGCAGATCGGTTGGGTTTTTTGGGGCAAGGCGCAGGACCACGACGAAGCAACTTTGAAACGTTATGTTCCCGATCTGCTCAAGGATAAGGGCCACGTTTTGATCTCACGTTTTTACTACGTGCCTATTATCGTTTCAGCTCTTGTTTTGTTTGCACTAGGCGGTTGGACGATGATCGTTTGGGGTTTGTTTGCCCGTGTCGTTTTTGGCTGGCACACGACCTGGTTTGTTAATTCGCTTGCTCACATATACGGCAAACGTCCGCACGACACAGGAGACCTTTCAACCAATAATTGGTTCGTCGCACTGCTTACATTTGGCGAAGGCTGGCACAACAATCACCACATGTCGCCAAACTCAGCACGACACGGCCTCGAATGGTATCAGTTCGATATGAATTGGATCGCCATACGTATCTTTGAAAAATTTGGCTGGGCAACAAACATCCGTGTTTTTGACGCCGGAAAAAAGCCTGTCGAATTGAAACAAGCGGCATAA
- a CDS encoding oxidative damage protection protein: MALFGEKFKCSRCGLKNEPLGFPPMPNELGQRVADEICKDCWAEWQKKQMQLINHYGLDVSNPDSHDFLFDNLKIFLFNEGVELAQIDTSQEGKVNW, from the coding sequence ATGGCTTTATTTGGTGAAAAATTTAAGTGTTCCCGTTGCGGGCTAAAAAATGAGCCCCTTGGTTTTCCGCCTATGCCCAACGAACTCGGCCAGCGCGTTGCCGACGAGATCTGCAAAGACTGCTGGGCCGAATGGCAAAAGAAACAGATGCAGCTCATCAACCACTACGGTCTCGACGTTTCCAATCCCGACTCGCACGATTTTCTTTTCGACAATCTGAAAATATTCCTCTTTAACGAAGGCGTCGAACTCGCCCAGATCGACACCTCGCAGGAAGGAAAGGTCAACTGGTAG
- a CDS encoding DUF2721 domain-containing protein: MPDSLVNPDALNSTIEFLTAMVTPALLISATGSLVLSTSTRLGRVIDRVRQLEERLSDLIYLEDKNEVPLYDKRVEVIVDLLDKVTSRARILQRAMAAFYYGLGMFVLTSVTIAIAAFFSYYRWLPIPIGIIGIMCLFWGSLQMLRETRMATATVNAEMDFTWELARKVAPKEVASKYQRRGKHNGTSLAKIKDKNEPKVPDTFGGE, from the coding sequence ATGCCCGACAGTCTTGTTAATCCTGATGCTCTAAATTCGACCATCGAATTTCTGACGGCGATGGTCACGCCCGCGTTGCTGATCTCGGCGACGGGTTCGCTTGTGCTTTCGACTTCGACACGGTTGGGCCGCGTCATTGACCGTGTTCGCCAACTAGAAGAGCGTTTGAGCGATTTGATATATCTCGAAGACAAGAATGAAGTCCCGCTGTATGACAAACGCGTTGAGGTGATCGTCGATCTGTTGGACAAGGTAACGAGCCGCGCACGCATACTCCAGCGAGCGATGGCAGCGTTCTATTACGGTTTGGGCATGTTCGTACTCACGAGTGTTACCATCGCCATTGCGGCGTTTTTCAGTTACTATCGCTGGCTGCCGATCCCGATCGGCATTATCGGAATAATGTGCTTGTTTTGGGGCAGTCTGCAAATGCTCAGGGAAACCCGAATGGCGACCGCGACTGTTAACGCTGAGATGGACTTCACGTGGGAACTCGCGCGCAAAGTGGCGCCAAAAGAAGTCGCGAGCAAATATCAACGACGCGGCAAACACAATGGAACGTCTCTCGCAAAAATTAAGGACAAGAATGAACCCAAAGTACCTGACACTTTTGGCGGAGAATAA
- a CDS encoding DUF4288 domain-containing protein, protein MKKSWYSAKCIFRHPETKSRRQIYEERILLVKADNSDSAIEKAEKNARQYSKDLENCEFASLVDVFELFDEKVGDKTEVYSAMRTSDLVPDDYLNQFYPEAPEDCELVGQKHRWYKKDSRHKGCYHCRVVK, encoded by the coding sequence ATGAAAAAGTCTTGGTACTCCGCAAAATGTATTTTCCGGCACCCTGAAACGAAATCTCGAAGGCAAATATATGAAGAAAGGATACTTCTGGTTAAAGCAGACAATTCAGACTCAGCTATCGAAAAAGCGGAAAAGAATGCGCGTCAATACAGCAAGGATCTAGAAAATTGTGAGTTTGCTTCATTGGTAGATGTCTTTGAATTGTTTGATGAAAAAGTCGGCGATAAAACTGAAGTGTATTCAGCAATGCGAACCAGTGATTTAGTTCCCGATGATTATTTGAATCAATTTTATCCTGAAGCGCCGGAAGACTGTGAGTTAGTGGGGCAGAAGCATCGTTGGTATAAAAAGGATAGTCGACATAAAGGTTGTTATCATTGTCGTGTTGTGAAGTAG
- a CDS encoding radical SAM protein, with protein sequence MSVVKPSYLRLLRSGELKARVEALEAMLASCTVCPKDCGNDRLKDEIAACYSGRLPIVSSYTAHFGEEPCLSGTKGAGNIFFGNCNLRCVYCQNYQISQTWKTQKKNEITHERLAEIMLELQERGCHNIGFVSPTHFAPQMARAILIAAEKGLRLPIVYNTNAYDSVEVLRLLDGIVDVYLPDLKYADSDAGLQYSKVRDYKEHAHAAIKEMHRQMGDELVFDDDGLLKRGLMIRLLVLPNDIAGIEGNLRWIRDELSPKTAISLMAQYYATNKAATDERYILLSRRISEGEWFQAVSLLETLGMEEGFMQEYESASHYYRPDFTDADKPFKDIRDFQ encoded by the coding sequence ATGTCAGTCGTAAAGCCATCTTATCTAAGATTATTAAGATCAGGTGAATTGAAGGCGCGTGTAGAAGCCCTTGAAGCCATGCTCGCGTCGTGCACCGTTTGCCCAAAAGATTGCGGCAATGACCGGCTCAAAGATGAGATCGCTGCGTGCTACTCGGGCCGTTTGCCTATCGTATCGAGCTACACGGCTCATTTTGGCGAAGAACCTTGCCTGTCGGGCACAAAAGGCGCGGGAAATATCTTCTTTGGCAACTGCAACCTCCGATGCGTCTATTGCCAGAATTATCAGATCTCCCAAACCTGGAAAACACAGAAAAAGAACGAGATAACCCACGAACGTCTCGCCGAAATAATGCTCGAATTGCAGGAGCGCGGTTGTCACAACATCGGCTTCGTCTCGCCCACACATTTCGCACCGCAGATGGCTCGCGCGATTCTCATCGCCGCCGAAAAAGGTCTGAGGCTTCCGATCGTTTACAACACAAATGCCTATGATTCTGTGGAGGTTTTGCGCCTGCTCGACGGCATCGTTGATGTCTATCTGCCCGATCTGAAATACGCCGATTCGGACGCCGGACTTCAATATTCAAAGGTTCGCGATTACAAAGAACACGCTCACGCAGCGATCAAAGAAATGCACCGCCAAATGGGCGACGAACTTGTCTTTGACGACGACGGCTTATTAAAACGCGGCCTGATGATCCGGTTGTTAGTTTTGCCAAACGACATCGCCGGCATCGAAGGAAACCTCCGCTGGATACGCGACGAGCTTTCACCCAAAACCGCGATCTCGCTGATGGCTCAATACTACGCAACCAACAAAGCCGCGACCGACGAGCGATACATCTTGCTCTCACGCCGCATTTCCGAGGGCGAATGGTTCCAAGCCGTATCACTGCTCGAAACCCTGGGAATGGAAGAAGGCTTTATGCAAGAATACGAATCGGCATCGCACTATTACCGGCCGGATTTTACGGATGCGGATAAGCCATTTAAAGATATAAGGGACTTTCAATAG
- a CDS encoding peroxiredoxin codes for MNIGDTAPNFTLKDGNGNDWTLSDHRGKVVVLMFYPGDDTPVCTKEMCSVRDHWSDYQATGAEVVGISTNSVESKKQFADKYSLPLRLLADEKGEVRDLYGAKSLIPGRTSRSEFVIDAQGKLAYQKVRPIGFMRPSDEDILNAIKAASK; via the coding sequence ATGAACATTGGCGACACTGCACCTAACTTCACACTCAAGGACGGTAACGGAAACGATTGGACGCTTTCTGATCATCGCGGCAAGGTTGTCGTGCTGATGTTTTATCCGGGTGACGATACTCCGGTTTGTACAAAGGAGATGTGCTCCGTGCGCGATCACTGGTCGGATTATCAGGCGACGGGTGCTGAGGTCGTTGGCATTTCGACAAACTCGGTGGAGTCGAAAAAACAGTTTGCCGATAAATACAGCTTGCCGCTTCGGCTTTTGGCGGATGAAAAAGGCGAGGTGAGAGATCTGTACGGTGCGAAATCGCTTATACCGGGCCGCACTTCACGTTCTGAATTCGTGATCGATGCGCAAGGCAAATTGGCGTATCAAAAAGTTCGCCCGATCGGCTTTATGCGACCGAGCGACGAGGATATTCTTAATGCAATAAAGGCCGCGAGCAAATAG
- a CDS encoding DUF962 domain-containing protein: MTSDPQNYTEFWDFYVSEHSLPLTRLLHFVGTSLGIVLLIFFTARSQWYFFPIFFVVGYAFAWFAHFVVEKNKPASFRYPFWAFISDFKMIWYMITGQMTREVERVLNSGPTDGRS; the protein is encoded by the coding sequence ATGACTTCGGACCCGCAAAACTATACAGAATTTTGGGATTTCTATGTCTCGGAACATAGCTTGCCGCTTACGAGGCTGCTGCATTTTGTCGGCACTTCGCTTGGGATTGTATTACTAATATTTTTCACCGCTCGAAGCCAGTGGTATTTTTTTCCGATATTCTTTGTCGTTGGCTACGCTTTTGCCTGGTTCGCTCATTTCGTTGTCGAAAAGAACAAACCCGCTAGCTTTCGTTATCCGTTTTGGGCGTTCATCAGCGATTTCAAGATGATCTGGTATATGATCACCGGACAAATGACCCGCGAAGTCGAACGCGTTTTGAATTCTGGACCCACAGATGGACGCAGCTAA